A window from Neodiprion fabricii isolate iyNeoFabr1 chromosome 2, iyNeoFabr1.1, whole genome shotgun sequence encodes these proteins:
- the LOC124176332 gene encoding protein NDRG3 isoform X4 has translation MPAGTGASYRSLGDLGEDVYKSTTVADQTQSTGQSVLESVKKAFSFASPKVEIRKKDPLIEDHRECVSIVSSTMPSDSMDDIELKNIQLQFPELRYPTRDEKRIREERVETDKGTLLVAIHGNQGKPAILTYHDLGLNYISSFQAFFNYIDMRILLENFCVYHVNAPGQEEGAPTLPENYTYPSMDELAEQLQFVLGHFGLKSVIGFGVGAGANILSRFALVHPEKVNALCLINCVSTQAGWIEWGYQKLNVRHLRSQGMTQGVLDYLMWHHFGRGTEERNHDLVQVYKSYFERRVNPTNLALFIDSYVRRTDLNIVRELDPTRKKEGLTLGVPVINITGSLSPHVEDTVTLNGRLDPTNSSWMKISDCGMVLEEQPGKVSEAFRLFLQGEGYVVKAPRKLVTSTSLEVAPLSPTKISDYRLASLYLEICNQKSEWLSATIHITENPISEAVVC, from the exons ATGCCGGCAGGTACAGGCGCTTCGTACAGGTCGTTAGGAGACCTGGGCGAAGACGTCTACAAAAGCACAACCGTTGCGGACCAAACACAGAGCACTGGCCAGAGTGTTCTTGAGAGTGTCAAAAAGGCGTTCAGTTTTGCCTCACCCAAGGTCGAGATACGGAAAAAGGATCCCCTGATAGAAGATCATAGGGAGTGCGTATCGATCGTATCCAG cACCATGCCTTCAGACAGTATGGACgacattgaattgaaaaacatcCAGCTCCAGTTCCCGGAATTGAGATATCCCACCCGGGACGAGAAGCGGATCCGGGAGGAGCGGGTTGAAACGGACAAAGGGACACTGTTGGTTGCCATTCACGGAAATCAGGGAAAACCTGCAATTTTAACCTATCACGACTTGGGCCTTAACT ATATCTCGAGTTTCCAagcatttttcaattacatcgACATGCGCATTCTTCTGGAGAACTTTTGTGTTTACCACGTAAATGCCCCAGGACAAGAGGAAGGTGCCCCTACGTTGCCGGAAAA CTACACTTATCCGTCTATGGACGAGCTCGCCGAACAGCTGCAGTTTGTCCTCGGTCATTTTGGACTCAAGTCTGTGATCGGCTTCGGAGTTGGTGCTGGCGCCAATATACTCTCGCGGTTTGCCCTGGTTCATCCAGAAAAAGTTAACGCACTGTGCCTCATCAACTGCGTCTCCACGCAGGCCGGTTGGATTGAGTGGGGTTACCAAAAATTGAATGTCCGACACCTCCGGTCTCAGGGAATGACGCAAGGTGTCCTGGATTACCTCATGTGGCACCACTTCGGAAGG GGTACCGAGGAGCGCAATCACGACTTGGTCCAAGTCTACAAGAGCTACTTTGAGCGACGAGTGAACCCAACGAATCTGGCCCTTTTCATCGACAGCTACGTTCGTCGCACGGACCTAAACATCGTCCGCGAGTTGGATCCTACCCGCAAGAAGGAGGGGTTGACTCTGGGAGTGCCCGTAATCAACATCACTGGTTCGTTGAGCCCGCACGTCGAAGATACCGTGACGTTAAACGGTCGTCTAGATCCGACCAACAGTTCCTGGATGAAG ATCTCCGATTGCGGAATGGTGCTCGAAGAACAGCCGGGCAAAGTTAGCGAAGCTTTCCGACTATTCCTTCAGGGCGAAGGATACG TGGTGAAAGCCCCGCGGAAGCTTGTGACGTCGACATCACTCGAAG TGGCTCCTCTGTCACCAACGAAGATTTCCGACTACCGGTTGGCGTCGCTTTACCTGGAAATCTGCAATCAAAAGTCCGAGTGGCTATCGGCGACTATTCACATCACCGAGAACCCCATATCAGAGGCAGTCGTTTGTTAA
- the LOC124176332 gene encoding protein NDRG3 isoform X1 — MPAGTGASYRSLGDLGEDVYKSTTVADQTQSTGQSVLESVKKAFSFASPKVEIRKKDPLIEDHRECVSIVSRDRNKMPAAASAEESALLGTMPSDSMDDIELKNIQLQFPELRYPTRDEKRIREERVETDKGTLLVAIHGNQGKPAILTYHDLGLNYISSFQAFFNYIDMRILLENFCVYHVNAPGQEEGAPTLPENYTYPSMDELAEQLQFVLGHFGLKSVIGFGVGAGANILSRFALVHPEKVNALCLINCVSTQAGWIEWGYQKLNVRHLRSQGMTQGVLDYLMWHHFGRGTEERNHDLVQVYKSYFERRVNPTNLALFIDSYVRRTDLNIVRELDPTRKKEGLTLGVPVINITGSLSPHVEDTVTLNGRLDPTNSSWMKISDCGMVLEEQPGKVSEAFRLFLQGEGYVVKAPRKLVTSTSLEVAPLSPTKISDYRLASLYLEICNQKSEWLSATIHITENPISEAVVC, encoded by the exons ATGCCGGCAGGTACAGGCGCTTCGTACAGGTCGTTAGGAGACCTGGGCGAAGACGTCTACAAAAGCACAACCGTTGCGGACCAAACACAGAGCACTGGCCAGAGTGTTCTTGAGAGTGTCAAAAAGGCGTTCAGTTTTGCCTCACCCAAGGTCGAGATACGGAAAAAGGATCCCCTGATAGAAGATCATAGGGAGTGCGTATCGATCGTATCCAG GGACAGAAACAAGATGCCCGCCGCAGCAAGTGCCGAAGAATCAGCTCTGCTGGG cACCATGCCTTCAGACAGTATGGACgacattgaattgaaaaacatcCAGCTCCAGTTCCCGGAATTGAGATATCCCACCCGGGACGAGAAGCGGATCCGGGAGGAGCGGGTTGAAACGGACAAAGGGACACTGTTGGTTGCCATTCACGGAAATCAGGGAAAACCTGCAATTTTAACCTATCACGACTTGGGCCTTAACT ATATCTCGAGTTTCCAagcatttttcaattacatcgACATGCGCATTCTTCTGGAGAACTTTTGTGTTTACCACGTAAATGCCCCAGGACAAGAGGAAGGTGCCCCTACGTTGCCGGAAAA CTACACTTATCCGTCTATGGACGAGCTCGCCGAACAGCTGCAGTTTGTCCTCGGTCATTTTGGACTCAAGTCTGTGATCGGCTTCGGAGTTGGTGCTGGCGCCAATATACTCTCGCGGTTTGCCCTGGTTCATCCAGAAAAAGTTAACGCACTGTGCCTCATCAACTGCGTCTCCACGCAGGCCGGTTGGATTGAGTGGGGTTACCAAAAATTGAATGTCCGACACCTCCGGTCTCAGGGAATGACGCAAGGTGTCCTGGATTACCTCATGTGGCACCACTTCGGAAGG GGTACCGAGGAGCGCAATCACGACTTGGTCCAAGTCTACAAGAGCTACTTTGAGCGACGAGTGAACCCAACGAATCTGGCCCTTTTCATCGACAGCTACGTTCGTCGCACGGACCTAAACATCGTCCGCGAGTTGGATCCTACCCGCAAGAAGGAGGGGTTGACTCTGGGAGTGCCCGTAATCAACATCACTGGTTCGTTGAGCCCGCACGTCGAAGATACCGTGACGTTAAACGGTCGTCTAGATCCGACCAACAGTTCCTGGATGAAG ATCTCCGATTGCGGAATGGTGCTCGAAGAACAGCCGGGCAAAGTTAGCGAAGCTTTCCGACTATTCCTTCAGGGCGAAGGATACG TGGTGAAAGCCCCGCGGAAGCTTGTGACGTCGACATCACTCGAAG TGGCTCCTCTGTCACCAACGAAGATTTCCGACTACCGGTTGGCGTCGCTTTACCTGGAAATCTGCAATCAAAAGTCCGAGTGGCTATCGGCGACTATTCACATCACCGAGAACCCCATATCAGAGGCAGTCGTTTGTTAA
- the LOC124176332 gene encoding protein NDRG3 isoform X3, with product MPAGTGASYRSLGDLGEDVYKSTTVADQTQSTGQSVLESVKKAFSFASPKVEIRKKDPLIEDHRECVSIVSRDRNKMPAAASAEESALLGTMPSDSMDDIELKNIQLQFPELRYPTRDEKRIREERVETDKGTLLVAIHGNQGKPAILTYHDLGLNYISSFQAFFNYIDMRILLENFCVYHVNAPGQEEGAPTLPENYTYPSMDELAEQLQFVLGHFGLKSVIGFGVGAGANILSRFALVHPEKVNALCLINCVSTQAGWIEWGYQKLNVRHLRSQGMTQGVLDYLMWHHFGRGTEERNHDLVQVYKSYFERRVNPTNLALFIDSYVRRTDLNIVRELDPTRKKEGLTLGVPVINITGSLSPHVEDTVTLNGRLDPTNSSWMKISDCGMVLEEQPGKVSEAFRLFLQGEGYVAPLSPTKISDYRLASLYLEICNQKSEWLSATIHITENPISEAVVC from the exons ATGCCGGCAGGTACAGGCGCTTCGTACAGGTCGTTAGGAGACCTGGGCGAAGACGTCTACAAAAGCACAACCGTTGCGGACCAAACACAGAGCACTGGCCAGAGTGTTCTTGAGAGTGTCAAAAAGGCGTTCAGTTTTGCCTCACCCAAGGTCGAGATACGGAAAAAGGATCCCCTGATAGAAGATCATAGGGAGTGCGTATCGATCGTATCCAG GGACAGAAACAAGATGCCCGCCGCAGCAAGTGCCGAAGAATCAGCTCTGCTGGG cACCATGCCTTCAGACAGTATGGACgacattgaattgaaaaacatcCAGCTCCAGTTCCCGGAATTGAGATATCCCACCCGGGACGAGAAGCGGATCCGGGAGGAGCGGGTTGAAACGGACAAAGGGACACTGTTGGTTGCCATTCACGGAAATCAGGGAAAACCTGCAATTTTAACCTATCACGACTTGGGCCTTAACT ATATCTCGAGTTTCCAagcatttttcaattacatcgACATGCGCATTCTTCTGGAGAACTTTTGTGTTTACCACGTAAATGCCCCAGGACAAGAGGAAGGTGCCCCTACGTTGCCGGAAAA CTACACTTATCCGTCTATGGACGAGCTCGCCGAACAGCTGCAGTTTGTCCTCGGTCATTTTGGACTCAAGTCTGTGATCGGCTTCGGAGTTGGTGCTGGCGCCAATATACTCTCGCGGTTTGCCCTGGTTCATCCAGAAAAAGTTAACGCACTGTGCCTCATCAACTGCGTCTCCACGCAGGCCGGTTGGATTGAGTGGGGTTACCAAAAATTGAATGTCCGACACCTCCGGTCTCAGGGAATGACGCAAGGTGTCCTGGATTACCTCATGTGGCACCACTTCGGAAGG GGTACCGAGGAGCGCAATCACGACTTGGTCCAAGTCTACAAGAGCTACTTTGAGCGACGAGTGAACCCAACGAATCTGGCCCTTTTCATCGACAGCTACGTTCGTCGCACGGACCTAAACATCGTCCGCGAGTTGGATCCTACCCGCAAGAAGGAGGGGTTGACTCTGGGAGTGCCCGTAATCAACATCACTGGTTCGTTGAGCCCGCACGTCGAAGATACCGTGACGTTAAACGGTCGTCTAGATCCGACCAACAGTTCCTGGATGAAG ATCTCCGATTGCGGAATGGTGCTCGAAGAACAGCCGGGCAAAGTTAGCGAAGCTTTCCGACTATTCCTTCAGGGCGAAGGATACG TGGCTCCTCTGTCACCAACGAAGATTTCCGACTACCGGTTGGCGTCGCTTTACCTGGAAATCTGCAATCAAAAGTCCGAGTGGCTATCGGCGACTATTCACATCACCGAGAACCCCATATCAGAGGCAGTCGTTTGTTAA
- the LOC124176332 gene encoding protein NDRG3 isoform X2, which translates to MPAGTGASYRSLGDLGEDVYKSTTVADQTQSTGQSVLESVKKAFSFASPKVEIRKKDPLIEDHRECVSIVSRDRNKMPAAASAEESALLGTMPSDSMDDIELKNIQLQFPELRYPTRDEKRIREERVETDKGTLLVAIHGNQGKPAILTYHDLGLNYISSFQAFFNYIDMRILLENFCVYHVNAPGQEEGAPTLPENYTYPSMDELAEQLQFVLGHFGLKSVIGFGVGAGANILSRFALVHPEKVNALCLINCVSTQAGWIEWGYQKLNVRHLRSQGMTQGVLDYLMWHHFGRGTEERNHDLVQVYKSYFERRVNPTNLALFIDSYVRRTDLNIVRELDPTRKKEGLTLGVPVINITGSLSPHVEDTVTLNGRLDPTNSSWMKISDCGMVLEEQPGKVSEAFRLFLQGEGYVVKAPRKLVTSTSLEGKPKGYAYYERKIIPKVERNTREVTSSTDRITMRRQFR; encoded by the exons ATGCCGGCAGGTACAGGCGCTTCGTACAGGTCGTTAGGAGACCTGGGCGAAGACGTCTACAAAAGCACAACCGTTGCGGACCAAACACAGAGCACTGGCCAGAGTGTTCTTGAGAGTGTCAAAAAGGCGTTCAGTTTTGCCTCACCCAAGGTCGAGATACGGAAAAAGGATCCCCTGATAGAAGATCATAGGGAGTGCGTATCGATCGTATCCAG GGACAGAAACAAGATGCCCGCCGCAGCAAGTGCCGAAGAATCAGCTCTGCTGGG cACCATGCCTTCAGACAGTATGGACgacattgaattgaaaaacatcCAGCTCCAGTTCCCGGAATTGAGATATCCCACCCGGGACGAGAAGCGGATCCGGGAGGAGCGGGTTGAAACGGACAAAGGGACACTGTTGGTTGCCATTCACGGAAATCAGGGAAAACCTGCAATTTTAACCTATCACGACTTGGGCCTTAACT ATATCTCGAGTTTCCAagcatttttcaattacatcgACATGCGCATTCTTCTGGAGAACTTTTGTGTTTACCACGTAAATGCCCCAGGACAAGAGGAAGGTGCCCCTACGTTGCCGGAAAA CTACACTTATCCGTCTATGGACGAGCTCGCCGAACAGCTGCAGTTTGTCCTCGGTCATTTTGGACTCAAGTCTGTGATCGGCTTCGGAGTTGGTGCTGGCGCCAATATACTCTCGCGGTTTGCCCTGGTTCATCCAGAAAAAGTTAACGCACTGTGCCTCATCAACTGCGTCTCCACGCAGGCCGGTTGGATTGAGTGGGGTTACCAAAAATTGAATGTCCGACACCTCCGGTCTCAGGGAATGACGCAAGGTGTCCTGGATTACCTCATGTGGCACCACTTCGGAAGG GGTACCGAGGAGCGCAATCACGACTTGGTCCAAGTCTACAAGAGCTACTTTGAGCGACGAGTGAACCCAACGAATCTGGCCCTTTTCATCGACAGCTACGTTCGTCGCACGGACCTAAACATCGTCCGCGAGTTGGATCCTACCCGCAAGAAGGAGGGGTTGACTCTGGGAGTGCCCGTAATCAACATCACTGGTTCGTTGAGCCCGCACGTCGAAGATACCGTGACGTTAAACGGTCGTCTAGATCCGACCAACAGTTCCTGGATGAAG ATCTCCGATTGCGGAATGGTGCTCGAAGAACAGCCGGGCAAAGTTAGCGAAGCTTTCCGACTATTCCTTCAGGGCGAAGGATACG TGGTGAAAGCCCCGCGGAAGCTTGTGACGTCGACATCACTCGAAG
- the LOC124176332 gene encoding protein NDRG3 isoform X5 produces MPAAASAEESALLGTMPSDSMDDIELKNIQLQFPELRYPTRDEKRIREERVETDKGTLLVAIHGNQGKPAILTYHDLGLNYISSFQAFFNYIDMRILLENFCVYHVNAPGQEEGAPTLPENYTYPSMDELAEQLQFVLGHFGLKSVIGFGVGAGANILSRFALVHPEKVNALCLINCVSTQAGWIEWGYQKLNVRHLRSQGMTQGVLDYLMWHHFGRGTEERNHDLVQVYKSYFERRVNPTNLALFIDSYVRRTDLNIVRELDPTRKKEGLTLGVPVINITGSLSPHVEDTVTLNGRLDPTNSSWMKISDCGMVLEEQPGKVSEAFRLFLQGEGYVVKAPRKLVTSTSLEVAPLSPTKISDYRLASLYLEICNQKSEWLSATIHITENPISEAVVC; encoded by the exons ATGCCCGCCGCAGCAAGTGCCGAAGAATCAGCTCTGCTGGG cACCATGCCTTCAGACAGTATGGACgacattgaattgaaaaacatcCAGCTCCAGTTCCCGGAATTGAGATATCCCACCCGGGACGAGAAGCGGATCCGGGAGGAGCGGGTTGAAACGGACAAAGGGACACTGTTGGTTGCCATTCACGGAAATCAGGGAAAACCTGCAATTTTAACCTATCACGACTTGGGCCTTAACT ATATCTCGAGTTTCCAagcatttttcaattacatcgACATGCGCATTCTTCTGGAGAACTTTTGTGTTTACCACGTAAATGCCCCAGGACAAGAGGAAGGTGCCCCTACGTTGCCGGAAAA CTACACTTATCCGTCTATGGACGAGCTCGCCGAACAGCTGCAGTTTGTCCTCGGTCATTTTGGACTCAAGTCTGTGATCGGCTTCGGAGTTGGTGCTGGCGCCAATATACTCTCGCGGTTTGCCCTGGTTCATCCAGAAAAAGTTAACGCACTGTGCCTCATCAACTGCGTCTCCACGCAGGCCGGTTGGATTGAGTGGGGTTACCAAAAATTGAATGTCCGACACCTCCGGTCTCAGGGAATGACGCAAGGTGTCCTGGATTACCTCATGTGGCACCACTTCGGAAGG GGTACCGAGGAGCGCAATCACGACTTGGTCCAAGTCTACAAGAGCTACTTTGAGCGACGAGTGAACCCAACGAATCTGGCCCTTTTCATCGACAGCTACGTTCGTCGCACGGACCTAAACATCGTCCGCGAGTTGGATCCTACCCGCAAGAAGGAGGGGTTGACTCTGGGAGTGCCCGTAATCAACATCACTGGTTCGTTGAGCCCGCACGTCGAAGATACCGTGACGTTAAACGGTCGTCTAGATCCGACCAACAGTTCCTGGATGAAG ATCTCCGATTGCGGAATGGTGCTCGAAGAACAGCCGGGCAAAGTTAGCGAAGCTTTCCGACTATTCCTTCAGGGCGAAGGATACG TGGTGAAAGCCCCGCGGAAGCTTGTGACGTCGACATCACTCGAAG TGGCTCCTCTGTCACCAACGAAGATTTCCGACTACCGGTTGGCGTCGCTTTACCTGGAAATCTGCAATCAAAAGTCCGAGTGGCTATCGGCGACTATTCACATCACCGAGAACCCCATATCAGAGGCAGTCGTTTGTTAA
- the LOC124176332 gene encoding protein NDRG3 isoform X6 encodes MPSDSMDDIELKNIQLQFPELRYPTRDEKRIREERVETDKGTLLVAIHGNQGKPAILTYHDLGLNYISSFQAFFNYIDMRILLENFCVYHVNAPGQEEGAPTLPENYTYPSMDELAEQLQFVLGHFGLKSVIGFGVGAGANILSRFALVHPEKVNALCLINCVSTQAGWIEWGYQKLNVRHLRSQGMTQGVLDYLMWHHFGRGTEERNHDLVQVYKSYFERRVNPTNLALFIDSYVRRTDLNIVRELDPTRKKEGLTLGVPVINITGSLSPHVEDTVTLNGRLDPTNSSWMKISDCGMVLEEQPGKVSEAFRLFLQGEGYVVKAPRKLVTSTSLEVAPLSPTKISDYRLASLYLEICNQKSEWLSATIHITENPISEAVVC; translated from the exons ATGCCTTCAGACAGTATGGACgacattgaattgaaaaacatcCAGCTCCAGTTCCCGGAATTGAGATATCCCACCCGGGACGAGAAGCGGATCCGGGAGGAGCGGGTTGAAACGGACAAAGGGACACTGTTGGTTGCCATTCACGGAAATCAGGGAAAACCTGCAATTTTAACCTATCACGACTTGGGCCTTAACT ATATCTCGAGTTTCCAagcatttttcaattacatcgACATGCGCATTCTTCTGGAGAACTTTTGTGTTTACCACGTAAATGCCCCAGGACAAGAGGAAGGTGCCCCTACGTTGCCGGAAAA CTACACTTATCCGTCTATGGACGAGCTCGCCGAACAGCTGCAGTTTGTCCTCGGTCATTTTGGACTCAAGTCTGTGATCGGCTTCGGAGTTGGTGCTGGCGCCAATATACTCTCGCGGTTTGCCCTGGTTCATCCAGAAAAAGTTAACGCACTGTGCCTCATCAACTGCGTCTCCACGCAGGCCGGTTGGATTGAGTGGGGTTACCAAAAATTGAATGTCCGACACCTCCGGTCTCAGGGAATGACGCAAGGTGTCCTGGATTACCTCATGTGGCACCACTTCGGAAGG GGTACCGAGGAGCGCAATCACGACTTGGTCCAAGTCTACAAGAGCTACTTTGAGCGACGAGTGAACCCAACGAATCTGGCCCTTTTCATCGACAGCTACGTTCGTCGCACGGACCTAAACATCGTCCGCGAGTTGGATCCTACCCGCAAGAAGGAGGGGTTGACTCTGGGAGTGCCCGTAATCAACATCACTGGTTCGTTGAGCCCGCACGTCGAAGATACCGTGACGTTAAACGGTCGTCTAGATCCGACCAACAGTTCCTGGATGAAG ATCTCCGATTGCGGAATGGTGCTCGAAGAACAGCCGGGCAAAGTTAGCGAAGCTTTCCGACTATTCCTTCAGGGCGAAGGATACG TGGTGAAAGCCCCGCGGAAGCTTGTGACGTCGACATCACTCGAAG TGGCTCCTCTGTCACCAACGAAGATTTCCGACTACCGGTTGGCGTCGCTTTACCTGGAAATCTGCAATCAAAAGTCCGAGTGGCTATCGGCGACTATTCACATCACCGAGAACCCCATATCAGAGGCAGTCGTTTGTTAA